The Epinephelus fuscoguttatus unplaced genomic scaffold, E.fuscoguttatus.final_Chr_v1 AP022699.1 genome window below encodes:
- the scaf1 gene encoding splicing factor, arginine/serine-rich 19 isoform X2, with product MDLTPASGFKRRPAASSSPSGVKEISRSPLACSPSLSLSSPSSDPSSPLSTSSSVCASSSVYQNHVKGQTQGTELARVSSTSTSVTMQSLSTPTPSTTSSESFPHMSVQPLVDCEEEKREMYDPFHPTEGVKGEEGDGEKYDPFDPTGSPASDADDGSGKVRGMKRNAERGDQEEKEEEPPDSTDTLTDLPSPCLTTQHPLRRRVECSTAKAGEQRESADSDHSEIEEGEIVGAADRDGGNKRAAGEILPLNSPSVSFFGSKPERILRVLDGDGFVSVRAESNWEVDREPKEEPVVGVEDLRRKLVSRRKERYLSFPASSPLSPQPTPPPSHPPASTPSPPLTPLMEQSSKNRSKSSKSSKDRERQKSKDRKAGEKEERRKKSRKDKEGGRERSREKERGHKRGKEVKGRRSTRSSSRKRKKRQHSSPEASRSCNSSGRGSHTRHSFSNLSEEKHREKKRDKDRDRGRERDRERDRDRDRDRDRMQHRTSSHRRDGRDRDSSSRREEGERKGRQHSSSRERGISKRSRKSREKRDGDRDRQRERERRRDGRPVVPPSIQDLNGSDLFAIKRTITVTTTTTTTTVPGSPRLAPTSPCRPTQDSDKPHKRKKKRKWHSAGEMDDQGSCHSQSQSLSPPRYHSYESDRYSDKLEIDVLSLDGEALDSDYPSLEDTPPAALPPEPLVPSPKIKTTPKTGRHHPKKKSRTIKKIGQSESSSSSSNRTKSKCLSSLTVTSGSASASSGFPSAKRGRKMGKDKDRDKGSRKDLGHSGKSKKESSSSSQKGKLQSKVSVLVREGVSSTTGASVGSGKLGMDLLGPGGAGGVAGGSVVGGSIAVVFCRDNESRSPFLKPCSEPLSLGSRSKDLASMGKRSSLVAPPSSLTSPAGLKSKKTKPSSITSTSSSASSPSSTLATKRRRRLAKKTREKTVAVGLTAGDDSQTKALSEGWGGASLDVQSASGDGSKSVSPHTSQAGPAPCSSSSSSSSSSSTSVLPPSSSPPHTPPPSIAPMRDTRESSPDSQTVDSSCKTPDPSFLAEDCPTQTSPTLPASSPSSPQGAGLSIALSTPSAKPCTPDDATKSLASPPCTSSSASCGLTSVSLPLSSSSEPSSSSVSSSSASKHPPPPPPAAPALPWSLQTGVDCTTGGVLALTALLFKMEEANIASRTKAQEFIQATSQIPPPPSLPPPPGLSPAQFILHSSLPLVGCTKTPPSLLHPSIGGGCAQTPPSIMPVGLSGVTGSSSDTGWDNESKDPDKYLKKLHTQERAVEEVKLAIKPYYQRKDINKDEYKDILRKAVHKICHSRTGEINPVKVSNLVKLYVQRYKYFRKHGRKMDEEERDDRETAALQSSA from the exons ATGGACTTAACTCCAGCATCAGGCTTCAAAAGGAGGCCTGCTGCCTCCTCTTCCCCAAGTGGAGTTAAAGAGATTTCCAGAAGCCCTCTTGCCTGCTCTCCCTCCTTGTCTTTGTCATCTCCTTCATCTGATCCGTCTTCGCCCCTGTCTACATCCTCCTCTGTTTGTGCCAGCTCATCAGTTTATCAGAATCATGTCAAAGGTCAGACACAAGGGACAGAGCTGGCCAGGGTATCCTCTACTTCCACCTCTGTAACAATGCAGTCTCtctccacacccacacccaGCACCACCTCCTCAGAATCCTTTCCTCACATGTCTGTGCAGCCACTCGTTGATTGtgaagaagagaaaagagagatgtATGATCCTTTCCATCCAACTGAGGGAGTGAAGGGGGAAGAGGGGGATGGGGAGAAATATGACCCATTTGACCCCACTGGTTCACCAGCATCAGATGCTGATGATGGAAGTGGTAAAGTGAGGGGGATGAAAAGAAATGCTGAGAGAGGAGAtcaagaggagaaagaggaagaaccTCCAGATTCCACAGACACATTGACTGACCTGCCAAGCCCCTGTCTGACCACCCAGCACCCTCTAAGGAGGAGAGTGGAATGTAGCACCGCCAAAGctggagagcagagggagagtgCTGACTCTGATCACTCCGAGATAGAGGAGGGAGAGATAGTTGGGGCTGCTGACAGAGATGGAGGCAACAAGAGGGCTGCAGGAGAAATCCTCCCCCTGAATTCTCCCAGCGTCTCCTTCTTTGGTTCAAAGCCAGAGCGCATCCTCCGGGTGCTGGATGGGGATGGCTTTGTGTCAGTGCGTGCAGAGAGCAACTGGGAGGTGGACAGAGAGCCCAAGGAGGAGCCTGTCGTAGGAGTAGAGGATCTGAGAAGGAAGCTGGTCAGCAGACGGAAGGAAAGATATCTCTCCTTTCCTGCTTCTTCCCCACTCTCTCCTCAGCCAACACCTCCTCCCTCCCATCCTCCAGCTTCTAcaccctctccccctctcacacCTCTGATGGAGCAAAGCAGCAAGAACCGCAGCAAGTCCTCCAAGAGCTCCAAGGATCGTGAACGACAGAAAAGCAAGGATAGGAAAGCtggggagaaggaggagagaagaaagaagagtAGGAAGGACAAAGAGGGAGGTcgggagaggagcagagaaaaggaGCGAGGGCacaagagagggaaggaggttAAAGGAAGGAGGAGCACCAGGAGCAGtagcaggaagaggaagaaaagacagCACAGCAGCCCAGAGGCCTCACGATCCTGTAACTCTTCAGGAAGAGGCAGCCACACTAGACACTCCTTTTCCAATCTatcagaagaaaaacacagagagaaaaaaagagataaagacagagacagaggaagagagagagacagggaaagggacagggacagagacagagacagagacagaatgcAACACCGGACCAGTAGCCATAGAAGAGATGGAAGAGATCGAGATTCTAGCTCCAgaagggaggagggggaaaGGAAGGGAAGACAACATTCAAGCAGCAGAGAGCGGGGCATTTCAAAGAGGTCCAGAAAAAGCAGGGAAAAGAGGGATGGTGATAGAGACAGGCAGCGTGAGAGGGAACGCCGACGGGACGGTCGTCCTGTTGTTCCACCATCTATCCAAGACCTCAATGGGTCTGACCTCTTTGCCATTAAGAGAACTATCACggtcaccaccaccacaaccaccaccactGTACCCGGCTCCCCAAGACTTGCCCCAACCTCCCCGTGTCGGCCCACACAGGACTCTGACAAGCCCcacaaaaggaagaagaagagaaaatggCACTCAGCTGGAGAGATGGACGACCAGGGAAGTTGTCACAGCCAGTCACAGTCACTCTCACCACCAAGGTATCACAGCTACGAGTCAGACCGCTATTCAGACAAATTAGAGATTGACGTGTTGTCTTTGGATGGTGAGGCTTTGGACTCAGACTACCCATCTTTGGAGGATACACCTCCCGCTGCCCTGCCTCCAGAGCCACTCGTCCCCAGCCCCAAAATTAAAACTACCCCAAAGACTGGACGACATCACCCAAAAAAGAAATCTCGCACAATAAAGAAAATTGGTCAGTCAgaatcttcctcctcctcttccaatAGAACCAAAAGCAAATGCCTCTCCTCACTGACAGTCACTTCAGGCTCTGCCTCCGCCTCATCTGGCTTTCCCTCAGCAAAGCGAGGTAGGAAGATGGGAAAGGACAAAGACCGCGACAAAGGCAGCAGAAAGGATTTGGGTCACTCTGGCAAATCCAagaaagagagcagcagcagcagtcagaaaGGCAAGCTCCAGTCGAAAGTCTCTGTGCTGGTACGTGAGGGTGTGAGCAGCACCACAGGGGCTTCTGTTGGGTCAGGAAAGCTGGGTATGGACCTCCTAGGACCAGGAGGTGCAGGGGGTGTTGCTGGGGGCTCTGTGGTGGGTGGCTCAATAGCGGTAGTCTTCTGCAGGGACAATGAGAGCAGGTCTCCATTCCTCAAACCTTGCTCAGAGCCACTGTCACTGGGCAGCCGCAGTAAAGATCTGGCCAGTATGGGAAAGCGAAGTAGCCTGGTTGCACCACCATCCTCCTTAACCAGTCCTGCAGGACTtaaatccaaaaaaacaaaaccaagctCCATCACATCCActtcttcctctgcctcctccccaTCATCAACTCTAGCAACCAAGCGCCGTCGTCGTCTTGCCAAGAAGACAAGAGAAAAGACTGTGGCTGTAGGGTTGACAGCTGGAGACGACAGCCAAACAAAAGCACTGTCTGAGGGCTGGGGTGGAGCCTCCTTAGATGTTCAGTCAGCCAGTGGAGATGGGAGCAAGTCAGTCAGTCCACATACTAGCCAAGCTGGCCCTGCGccctgttcctcctcctcttcctcctcctcttcctcctctaccAGTGTACTTCCACCCTCTTCCTCGCCACCCCACACACCTCCACCGTCTATCGCTCCAATGCGGGACACCAGGGAGTCTTCGCCAGACTCTCAGACTGTGGACAGCAGCTGTAAGACTCCAGACCCGTCATTCCTAGCTGAGGACTGTCCAACTCAAACCAGCCCCACACTCCCGGCATCCAGTCCGTCCAGCCCCCAGGGAGCTGGCCTCAGCATTGCCTTGTCTACGCCCTCTGCCAAGCCCTGTACTCCAGATGATGCAACCAAATCCCTGGCTTCGCCCCCGTGCACGTCCTCTTCCGCAAGCTGTGGTCTCACTTCCGTTTCCCTGCCTCTATCTTCTTCATCAgaaccctcttcctcctctgtgtcttCCTCGTCTGCTAGtaagcaccccccccccccccctccagcAGCGCCTGCCCTCCCCTGGAGTCTGCAGACCGGGGTGGACTGCACAACTGGAGGAGTTCTAGCAT TGACTgctctgctttttaaaatggagGAGGCCAATATCGCCAGCAGGACGAAAGCACAAGAGTTCATTCAAGCAACCAGCCAG atccctccccctccctctcttcctccgcCTCCTGGTCTGAGCCCAGCCCAGTTCATCCTGCACAGCTCTCTTCCATTGGTCGGCTGCACCAAAACTCCACCCTCTCTCCTGCACCCCTCCATAGGTGGTGGATGTGCACAGACCCCGCCCTCCATCATGCCTGTGGGGCTGTC
- the scaf1 gene encoding splicing factor, arginine/serine-rich 19 isoform X1 encodes MDLTPASGFKRRPAASSSPSGVKEISRSPLACSPSLSLSSPSSDPSSPLSTSSSVCASSSVYQNHVKGQTQGTELARVSSTSTSVTMQSLSTPTPSTTSSESFPHMSVQPLVDCEEEKREMYDPFHPTEGVKGEEGDGEKYDPFDPTGSPASDADDGSGKVRGMKRNAERGDQEEKEEEPPDSTDTLTDLPSPCLTTQHPLRRRVECSTAKAGEQRESADSDHSEIEEGEIVGAADRDGGNKRAAGEILPLNSPSVSFFGSKPERILRVLDGDGFVSVRAESNWEVDREPKEEPVVGVEDLRRKLVSRRKERYLSFPASSPLSPQPTPPPSHPPASTPSPPLTPLMEQSSKNRSKSSKSSKDRERQKSKDRKAGEKEERRKKSRKDKEGGRERSREKERGHKRGKEVKGRRSTRSSSRKRKKRQHSSPEASRSCNSSGRGSHTRHSFSNLSEEKHREKKRDKDRDRGRERDRERDRDRDRDRDRMQHRTSSHRRDGRDRDSSSRREEGERKGRQHSSSRERGISKRSRKSREKRDGDRDRQRERERRRDGRPVVPPSIQDLNGSDLFAIKRTITVTTTTTTTTVPGSPRLAPTSPCRPTQDSDKPHKRKKKRKWHSAGEMDDQGSCHSQSQSLSPPRYHSYESDRYSDKLEIDVLSLDGEALDSDYPSLEDTPPAALPPEPLVPSPKIKTTPKTGRHHPKKKSRTIKKIGQSESSSSSSNRTKSKCLSSLTVTSGSASASSGFPSAKRGRKMGKDKDRDKGSRKDLGHSGKSKKESSSSSQKGKLQSKVSVLVREGVSSTTGASVGSGKLGMDLLGPGGAGGVAGGSVVGGSIAVVFCRDNESRSPFLKPCSEPLSLGSRSKDLASMGKRSSLVAPPSSLTSPAGLKSKKTKPSSITSTSSSASSPSSTLATKRRRRLAKKTREKTVAVGLTAGDDSQTKALSEGWGGASLDVQSASGDGSKSVSPHTSQAGPAPCSSSSSSSSSSSTSVLPPSSSPPHTPPPSIAPMRDTRESSPDSQTVDSSCKTPDPSFLAEDCPTQTSPTLPASSPSSPQGAGLSIALSTPSAKPCTPDDATKSLASPPCTSSSASCGLTSVSLPLSSSSEPSSSSVSSSSASKHPPPPPPAAPALPWSLQTGVDCTTGGVLALTALLFKMEEANIASRTKAQEFIQATSQILTQANQSQSQQLAPPSSASSSSSQIPPPPSLPPPPGLSPAQFILHSSLPLVGCTKTPPSLLHPSIGGGCAQTPPSIMPVGLSGVTGSSSDTGWDNESKDPDKYLKKLHTQERAVEEVKLAIKPYYQRKDINKDEYKDILRKAVHKICHSRTGEINPVKVSNLVKLYVQRYKYFRKHGRKMDEEERDDRETAALQSSA; translated from the exons ATGGACTTAACTCCAGCATCAGGCTTCAAAAGGAGGCCTGCTGCCTCCTCTTCCCCAAGTGGAGTTAAAGAGATTTCCAGAAGCCCTCTTGCCTGCTCTCCCTCCTTGTCTTTGTCATCTCCTTCATCTGATCCGTCTTCGCCCCTGTCTACATCCTCCTCTGTTTGTGCCAGCTCATCAGTTTATCAGAATCATGTCAAAGGTCAGACACAAGGGACAGAGCTGGCCAGGGTATCCTCTACTTCCACCTCTGTAACAATGCAGTCTCtctccacacccacacccaGCACCACCTCCTCAGAATCCTTTCCTCACATGTCTGTGCAGCCACTCGTTGATTGtgaagaagagaaaagagagatgtATGATCCTTTCCATCCAACTGAGGGAGTGAAGGGGGAAGAGGGGGATGGGGAGAAATATGACCCATTTGACCCCACTGGTTCACCAGCATCAGATGCTGATGATGGAAGTGGTAAAGTGAGGGGGATGAAAAGAAATGCTGAGAGAGGAGAtcaagaggagaaagaggaagaaccTCCAGATTCCACAGACACATTGACTGACCTGCCAAGCCCCTGTCTGACCACCCAGCACCCTCTAAGGAGGAGAGTGGAATGTAGCACCGCCAAAGctggagagcagagggagagtgCTGACTCTGATCACTCCGAGATAGAGGAGGGAGAGATAGTTGGGGCTGCTGACAGAGATGGAGGCAACAAGAGGGCTGCAGGAGAAATCCTCCCCCTGAATTCTCCCAGCGTCTCCTTCTTTGGTTCAAAGCCAGAGCGCATCCTCCGGGTGCTGGATGGGGATGGCTTTGTGTCAGTGCGTGCAGAGAGCAACTGGGAGGTGGACAGAGAGCCCAAGGAGGAGCCTGTCGTAGGAGTAGAGGATCTGAGAAGGAAGCTGGTCAGCAGACGGAAGGAAAGATATCTCTCCTTTCCTGCTTCTTCCCCACTCTCTCCTCAGCCAACACCTCCTCCCTCCCATCCTCCAGCTTCTAcaccctctccccctctcacacCTCTGATGGAGCAAAGCAGCAAGAACCGCAGCAAGTCCTCCAAGAGCTCCAAGGATCGTGAACGACAGAAAAGCAAGGATAGGAAAGCtggggagaaggaggagagaagaaagaagagtAGGAAGGACAAAGAGGGAGGTcgggagaggagcagagaaaaggaGCGAGGGCacaagagagggaaggaggttAAAGGAAGGAGGAGCACCAGGAGCAGtagcaggaagaggaagaaaagacagCACAGCAGCCCAGAGGCCTCACGATCCTGTAACTCTTCAGGAAGAGGCAGCCACACTAGACACTCCTTTTCCAATCTatcagaagaaaaacacagagagaaaaaaagagataaagacagagacagaggaagagagagagacagggaaagggacagggacagagacagagacagagacagaatgcAACACCGGACCAGTAGCCATAGAAGAGATGGAAGAGATCGAGATTCTAGCTCCAgaagggaggagggggaaaGGAAGGGAAGACAACATTCAAGCAGCAGAGAGCGGGGCATTTCAAAGAGGTCCAGAAAAAGCAGGGAAAAGAGGGATGGTGATAGAGACAGGCAGCGTGAGAGGGAACGCCGACGGGACGGTCGTCCTGTTGTTCCACCATCTATCCAAGACCTCAATGGGTCTGACCTCTTTGCCATTAAGAGAACTATCACggtcaccaccaccacaaccaccaccactGTACCCGGCTCCCCAAGACTTGCCCCAACCTCCCCGTGTCGGCCCACACAGGACTCTGACAAGCCCcacaaaaggaagaagaagagaaaatggCACTCAGCTGGAGAGATGGACGACCAGGGAAGTTGTCACAGCCAGTCACAGTCACTCTCACCACCAAGGTATCACAGCTACGAGTCAGACCGCTATTCAGACAAATTAGAGATTGACGTGTTGTCTTTGGATGGTGAGGCTTTGGACTCAGACTACCCATCTTTGGAGGATACACCTCCCGCTGCCCTGCCTCCAGAGCCACTCGTCCCCAGCCCCAAAATTAAAACTACCCCAAAGACTGGACGACATCACCCAAAAAAGAAATCTCGCACAATAAAGAAAATTGGTCAGTCAgaatcttcctcctcctcttccaatAGAACCAAAAGCAAATGCCTCTCCTCACTGACAGTCACTTCAGGCTCTGCCTCCGCCTCATCTGGCTTTCCCTCAGCAAAGCGAGGTAGGAAGATGGGAAAGGACAAAGACCGCGACAAAGGCAGCAGAAAGGATTTGGGTCACTCTGGCAAATCCAagaaagagagcagcagcagcagtcagaaaGGCAAGCTCCAGTCGAAAGTCTCTGTGCTGGTACGTGAGGGTGTGAGCAGCACCACAGGGGCTTCTGTTGGGTCAGGAAAGCTGGGTATGGACCTCCTAGGACCAGGAGGTGCAGGGGGTGTTGCTGGGGGCTCTGTGGTGGGTGGCTCAATAGCGGTAGTCTTCTGCAGGGACAATGAGAGCAGGTCTCCATTCCTCAAACCTTGCTCAGAGCCACTGTCACTGGGCAGCCGCAGTAAAGATCTGGCCAGTATGGGAAAGCGAAGTAGCCTGGTTGCACCACCATCCTCCTTAACCAGTCCTGCAGGACTtaaatccaaaaaaacaaaaccaagctCCATCACATCCActtcttcctctgcctcctccccaTCATCAACTCTAGCAACCAAGCGCCGTCGTCGTCTTGCCAAGAAGACAAGAGAAAAGACTGTGGCTGTAGGGTTGACAGCTGGAGACGACAGCCAAACAAAAGCACTGTCTGAGGGCTGGGGTGGAGCCTCCTTAGATGTTCAGTCAGCCAGTGGAGATGGGAGCAAGTCAGTCAGTCCACATACTAGCCAAGCTGGCCCTGCGccctgttcctcctcctcttcctcctcctcttcctcctctaccAGTGTACTTCCACCCTCTTCCTCGCCACCCCACACACCTCCACCGTCTATCGCTCCAATGCGGGACACCAGGGAGTCTTCGCCAGACTCTCAGACTGTGGACAGCAGCTGTAAGACTCCAGACCCGTCATTCCTAGCTGAGGACTGTCCAACTCAAACCAGCCCCACACTCCCGGCATCCAGTCCGTCCAGCCCCCAGGGAGCTGGCCTCAGCATTGCCTTGTCTACGCCCTCTGCCAAGCCCTGTACTCCAGATGATGCAACCAAATCCCTGGCTTCGCCCCCGTGCACGTCCTCTTCCGCAAGCTGTGGTCTCACTTCCGTTTCCCTGCCTCTATCTTCTTCATCAgaaccctcttcctcctctgtgtcttCCTCGTCTGCTAGtaagcaccccccccccccccctccagcAGCGCCTGCCCTCCCCTGGAGTCTGCAGACCGGGGTGGACTGCACAACTGGAGGAGTTCTAGCAT TGACTgctctgctttttaaaatggagGAGGCCAATATCGCCAGCAGGACGAAAGCACAAGAGTTCATTCAAGCAACCAGCCAG ATTCTCACACAGGCCAATCAGAGCCAGTCCCAGCAGCTTGCCCCTCCCTcatcagcctcctcctcctcctcacagatccctccccctccctctcttcctccgcCTCCTGGTCTGAGCCCAGCCCAGTTCATCCTGCACAGCTCTCTTCCATTGGTCGGCTGCACCAAAACTCCACCCTCTCTCCTGCACCCCTCCATAGGTGGTGGATGTGCACAGACCCCGCCCTCCATCATGCCTGTGGGGCTGTC